One Oceanotoga teriensis genomic window, CCAGAAAAACAACAAACCCCGTCTTAGCAGGAATAAAAATGCATGCAACCAAAGATAAGTTACATATATATGCAACAGACTTACAAACTGGATTTCATATATCTCTTGATTCAAAAAATAATGATGAAGAATTTTCATGTGTTGTAGATCAAAAAGTTTTTTCTGAAATAGTAAAAACATTACCAGATGGACTCATAAAAATAACTTATAATGAAATACTTGAAGTTGAATCTGGAAACTCCAGTTTCAAAATTCCCACTATGGGTGCAGAAGAATTTCCAAAAGTTATACCAGATGTAATGGGAAGTACATTAGAACTTGAAAAAGATACTATATTAAAAATGATAGAAAAAGTAATATTTTGTGCTTTAAAAGACTCAGACCCATTATCAAAAAATTTAAATGGTGTTTATTGGGATTTCAGAGAAGGAGGATACTTAACCTTAGTTGCATCAGATAGTTATAGACTCGCATTATCTGAAAACAAAATTCAAGAAGATACAATTCCTTCATCTTTTCTTCTTTCATTAAAAAGTATGGAAGAATTGAAAATCGTACTCTCTAATTCCAAAACAGAAAAAATAAAATTAAATTTTGATGGTTCAAGAGCTTTATTTCATTTTGATGATGAAAATATAGAACTCGTTTTAAATGTTGTAGATGCAAAATATCCTAATTACACCGATATAATTCCACAAGCTTTTAAAACAAAGATGACTATATCAAATTCACAGTTCATGAGCTCTTTAAAAAGAGTATCAATTGCTGCTGGAAAAACAGAACAAATAAAAATGCAAATAGAAGAAGACTCTATAACCTTTACTGCAAACTCTCCGGATGTAGGAGAAGCAACAGAAACTCTTCCTATAGAAAAAGATGGAGAAGACATGTTAATAGCTTATTCACCAAGATTTTTAAGAGAAGCAATTGAAAAAATTGAAACAACAGAAATAGAATTCAATATATCTGGAGATATAAATCCCACTATATTAAAACCAATTCAAGATAATAGCTATATGTATATAGTTATGCCTACAAGGTGGGCATGATGTTAAAAGTAGGTTTTGGATATGATGTTCATGCATTGGTAAAAGGAAGAAAATTAATATTGGGTGGTTTAGATATTAAACATCCGAATGATCTTGGTCTTTCAGGTCATTCGGATGCTGATGTATTATTACATGCTTTGATAGACTCATTAATAAGTATTTCTAATTACGGTTCAATAGGAGAACTCTTTCCAGAAAATAAAGAAAATAAAGATATAAGTAGTCTTATCTTGCTGGAAAAAACTGTTAAAAAATTGAATAATGATTATATTTTAAAAATAAACAATATAGATATAACTGTAATAAGTAAAAGTATAAGAATAACTGAAATAAGAAATGATATATCAAAAAAAATAGAAAAAATATTAAAAATAAAAAAAGACCAGATAAACATAAAGGGGAAAAGCGGTAACTCCATAGGAAATGCTGGAAATGATAAAGCTATTGAAACTTACTGTGTAATTCTTGCTGAAATACAAAGAAGGGATAAAAATGAATGAAAAAACTTCTCGAAACTTTACATTATTAACAATGTTCATATTATCCTTAATTTCAAATACAGTTGCCCCACTCATGACAACAATACAAGACACCTTTTCAATAACAGTTGCAACATCATCCATGATCCCAGTAATGACTACCGTTGGTGTATTAATATCTAATTTGAGTGGAAGTCTATTAATAGCTCAATTGGGATTAAAAACATTTTTAAATATTTCATTGATAGAAGCCTTAATCGGAAGCATTATTTTTTTAATTTCAAAAAATTTTACAATGGTATTAATAGCAGTTTTCTTTATAGGAGCTTCTACAGGTAGTGGATTCATGAGCTTGAGCAGTATAACAGCTCATCTTTCAGAAAAATACAAAAATTTTGGTACATTGAATGGTTTTTTTGGAGTTGGAGGAATAGTTGCTCCATTTCTTGCTGGAATATTTATAAAAAATAATATAAATTTTAGAACTATATATATATCATACATAGTAATATTAATAATTATGATGTTCTCATTAAACACAAGAAAAATAATAAAAAATATAAAATATGAGCCAATAAATATAATAGAAGCTTCAACAATAATAAGCAAAAAAACAGTCATATTACCTTTATTATTATTCTTACTTTATTCTGGAACAGAAATAAGTGTAATAACTTGGTCTGGAAATTTTTTAAACACTGAAATAGGCTTAACAAAATCAAATTCATCTATATACTTGAGTATATTCTGGATATTATTTACTTTCGCAAGATTTGTAACAAATTATTTGAATAAAAAGATAACTTCTTTAAAAACTATACAATATTTTTCTATTCTCTTCATAATAAACTTAATACTACTATTAACAACCAAAAATCCTATATTTTTTATACTAATAGGTCTATCATTTGGTCCAATATTTCCTTCAGCTCAAAACTATTCTTCAAATATATTAAATGGTAGAGAACTTGGACTATTCAATGGCCTAACCTTCGCAGCAACGGGATTGGGAGCTTTAATAATATCACCAATAATGGGAATAATAGGAGAAAGCAATCTCTATATGTCATTTTCAGTACCATTTTTAACCTTTGCAATAATAGTAATATTAACTAAAATTCTACATAAATAATCTGGGAGGGGGATATCCTGGTGAAATATTCAAGATTAAAGACAGGAGCAATAAATGGATTTAATGTTGAAGAAATACTTGTAGAAATAGATATAAACTCAAGATCAACAATTCAAAACTTTAAAATAGTTGGCATGCCAGCAACATCAATAAAAGAAAGTGAAAAAAGAATATTAAGTTCAATTAGAAATAGTAATTATAGAGTGCCAAATGGCTCAATAATAGCAAATCTATCACCAAGTTCAATAAAAAAGGAAGGTTCACATTTTGACCTTCCTGTTGCATTATCTATTCTTGAAGCATCTAAACAAATAAAATCAATACCAGAAAATTTATATACTTTTGGTGAACTTGGTTTAAACGGAGAAATAAGACCTGTAAATGGTATAACTCTTTATTTAATGGAAATAAAAAATAAAATAAAAAATAGCAAATTCATAATACCGAGAGAAAATCAAGATGAAAGTCAATTCATAAAAAAAGAAGATATATTTGTAATAGATCATATAAAAGACATAGAAAAAATATTATTGGGAAAAACAGAAAATTATAAACCAAAAATAGATAAAATAATAG contains:
- the dnaN gene encoding DNA polymerase III subunit beta, producing the protein MTFEIEKKGLNNALEMASNAVARKTTNPVLAGIKMHATKDKLHIYATDLQTGFHISLDSKNNDEEFSCVVDQKVFSEIVKTLPDGLIKITYNEILEVESGNSSFKIPTMGAEEFPKVIPDVMGSTLELEKDTILKMIEKVIFCALKDSDPLSKNLNGVYWDFREGGYLTLVASDSYRLALSENKIQEDTIPSSFLLSLKSMEELKIVLSNSKTEKIKLNFDGSRALFHFDDENIELVLNVVDAKYPNYTDIIPQAFKTKMTISNSQFMSSLKRVSIAAGKTEQIKMQIEEDSITFTANSPDVGEATETLPIEKDGEDMLIAYSPRFLREAIEKIETTEIEFNISGDINPTILKPIQDNSYMYIVMPTRWA
- the ispF gene encoding 2-C-methyl-D-erythritol 2,4-cyclodiphosphate synthase, whose protein sequence is MLKVGFGYDVHALVKGRKLILGGLDIKHPNDLGLSGHSDADVLLHALIDSLISISNYGSIGELFPENKENKDISSLILLEKTVKKLNNDYILKINNIDITVISKSIRITEIRNDISKKIEKILKIKKDQINIKGKSGNSIGNAGNDKAIETYCVILAEIQRRDKNE
- a CDS encoding MFS transporter — protein: MNEKTSRNFTLLTMFILSLISNTVAPLMTTIQDTFSITVATSSMIPVMTTVGVLISNLSGSLLIAQLGLKTFLNISLIEALIGSIIFLISKNFTMVLIAVFFIGASTGSGFMSLSSITAHLSEKYKNFGTLNGFFGVGGIVAPFLAGIFIKNNINFRTIYISYIVILIIMMFSLNTRKIIKNIKYEPINIIEASTIISKKTVILPLLLFLLYSGTEISVITWSGNFLNTEIGLTKSNSSIYLSIFWILFTFARFVTNYLNKKITSLKTIQYFSILFIINLILLLTTKNPIFFILIGLSFGPIFPSAQNYSSNILNGRELGLFNGLTFAATGLGALIISPIMGIIGESNLYMSFSVPFLTFAIIVILTKILHK